The following are encoded in a window of Candidatus Methylomirabilota bacterium genomic DNA:
- a CDS encoding DinB family protein encodes MNYDLRKADLSTVLAEGRLVADETKRTFGKRSAAQINWKPSEGEWSIGQCFDHLIISNRPYFSIVDEILQGKKRPRLWERMPLLPALFARLLIKTLRPDSGRKVKVRKAFYPSSSQIDPAIVTSFLEQQERLLHLMEASRGLDLEGITITSPVSSLITYSLMDAYRIVVVHEQNHFVQARRALEMPGFTT; translated from the coding sequence ATGAACTACGATCTGCGGAAGGCGGACCTCTCCACCGTGCTGGCCGAAGGCCGACTGGTCGCCGACGAAACGAAGCGCACCTTCGGAAAGCGCTCCGCCGCGCAGATCAACTGGAAGCCGAGCGAGGGGGAGTGGAGTATCGGCCAGTGCTTCGATCATCTGATCATCTCGAACCGCCCGTACTTCTCGATCGTCGACGAGATCCTGCAGGGCAAGAAGCGGCCGCGTCTCTGGGAGCGCATGCCGCTCCTTCCCGCGCTCTTCGCCAGGCTGCTCATCAAGACCCTCCGGCCCGATTCGGGGCGGAAGGTCAAAGTGCGGAAGGCCTTCTACCCGTCGAGCAGCCAGATCGATCCGGCGATCGTCACGAGCTTTCTCGAGCAGCAGGAGCGCCTGCTGCATCTCATGGAAGCCTCCCGAGGGCTGGACCTCGAGGGCATCACGATCACCTCACCCGTGTCGAGCCTCATCACGTATAGCCTGATGGATGCTTATCGGATCGTCGTGGTCCACGAGCAGAATCACTTCGTCCAGGCCAGGCGAGCGCTCGAGATGCCGGGCTTTACGACTTGA